The following proteins are co-located in the Candidatus Zixiibacteriota bacterium genome:
- a CDS encoding HRDC domain-containing protein — protein MPCRFRYIDDSDSLQALAARLGAVGTVALDTEADSLHHYYEKVCLIQLTFDDESYIVDPLADIDLNPLLDSLATRKLLIHGAEYDLRMLRAGYRFKPKGEVFDTMLAAQLVEGEARSLVSLVKQYLGVELTKQKQRSDWSRRPLGDDQLTYACNDTRYLAPVAEHLERELNRLGRLEWHRESCRRMVKATGTDKPPLDPDRVWRIKGLSEMDRRQLAFVREIWRWREREAQRADLPPFKIMGNQLIIDLALWASQDRGHQLLPQPKLPRTCEGARLQRLEGAIRHARRMREPKWPFYRVGANQVRPEYGPELETLREECARIAAQLGVEPSLVASRKQLEAIALARPTTPSTLQKAGQLMDWQTELLLPVASKVFET, from the coding sequence ATGCCCTGCCGTTTCCGCTACATCGATGACAGTGATTCTCTGCAGGCGCTGGCGGCCAGGCTTGGCGCCGTCGGAACGGTTGCACTCGACACCGAGGCGGACAGCCTGCATCATTACTATGAGAAAGTTTGCCTGATTCAGCTGACGTTTGACGACGAATCCTACATTGTCGATCCCCTGGCCGATATTGACCTGAATCCGCTACTCGATTCGCTGGCCACCCGAAAGCTCTTGATTCACGGCGCGGAATACGATTTGCGAATGCTCCGCGCCGGGTATCGGTTCAAACCAAAAGGCGAAGTTTTCGATACGATGCTCGCTGCCCAATTGGTCGAGGGCGAGGCGCGCAGCCTCGTGTCTTTGGTGAAGCAGTACCTCGGCGTCGAGCTGACCAAACAGAAGCAGCGCTCCGATTGGTCGCGCCGTCCGCTCGGCGACGACCAGCTCACGTATGCCTGCAATGATACCCGCTATCTCGCTCCCGTCGCCGAGCATCTGGAGCGCGAGCTGAACCGTCTGGGGCGGCTGGAATGGCACCGCGAATCGTGCCGCCGTATGGTCAAGGCCACCGGCACGGACAAACCACCGCTCGATCCCGACCGGGTGTGGCGCATTAAGGGCCTGAGCGAAATGGACCGCCGCCAACTGGCGTTCGTGCGTGAAATCTGGCGCTGGCGCGAGCGGGAGGCGCAGCGAGCCGACCTGCCGCCGTTCAAGATCATGGGCAATCAACTCATAATCGATCTCGCCCTGTGGGCCTCACAAGATCGCGGTCATCAACTGCTGCCGCAACCCAAACTGCCCCGCACATGTGAGGGCGCTCGCCTGCAGCGCCTCGAGGGAGCGATCCGTCATGCGCGACGGATGCGCGAGCCCAAGTGGCCGTTCTATCGCGTGGGCGCCAATCAGGTGCGCCCCGAGTACGGCCCCGAGCTGGAAACGCTGCGCGAGGAATGCGCTCGCATCGCTGCACAATTGGGCGTGGAGCCGTCGCTGGTGGCATCGCGCAAGCAGCTTGAGGCCATAGCTCTCGCCCGCCCGACCACACCGTCCACTCTCCAAAAAGCTGGCCAACTAATGGACTGGCAGACAGAGTTGCTGCTACCGGTGGCAAGCAAGGTTTTCGAGACTTAG